From Salvia splendens isolate huo1 chromosome 3, SspV2, whole genome shotgun sequence, a single genomic window includes:
- the LOC121794963 gene encoding uncharacterized protein LOC121794963 produces MASSRWIRPEVYPLFAAMGVAVGICGFQLFRNITINPEVRVNKQNRAAGVLENFEEGQKYSENFLRKFVRNKKPEIMPSLNSFFSDPQN; encoded by the exons aTGGCTAGCAGCCGCTGGATCAGACCTGAG GTGTACCCACTGTTTGCAGCTATGGGAGTTGCTGTGGGCATCTGCGGCTTCCAGCTGTTCCGCAACATCACCATCAACCCTGAAGTCCg GGTGAACAAGCAAAACAGGGCTGCTGGAGTGCTGGAGAATTTCGAGGAGGGGCAGAAGTACTCTGAAAATTTTCTCAGAAAATTTGTTCGCAACAAGAAGCCTGAGATCATGCCGTCCCTCAACAGCTTCTTCTCTGACCCACAGAACTAA
- the LOC121794962 gene encoding mannose-1-phosphate guanyltransferase alpha-like: MGGSEERVVAVIMVGGPTKGTRFRPLSLNTPKPLFQLAGQPMVNHPIYACKRIPNLAQIYLIGFYEEREFALFVASISNELRVPVRYLKEDRPHGSAGGLYNFRDQIMEESPSHIFLLNCDVCCSFPLAEMLEAHTSYDGMGTILVIKVSPESASQFGELVADPVTNELLHYTEKPETFVSDRINCGVYIFTPDIFTAIQGVSSQRKDRATLRRISSFEALEPANRSLPSDFVRLDQDILSPLAGKKQFYVYETTDYWEQIKTPGMSLRCSGLYLAQFRRTSPHLLASGDGTKNAAISGNVYIHPSAKVHPTAKIGPNASISANARIGAGVRLVNCIILDDVEIKENAVVIHAIIGWKSSIGRWSRVQASGAHNAKLGVTILGESVTVEDEVVVINSIVLPNKTMNVSVQEEIIL, translated from the exons ATGGGGGGTTCAGAAGAGAGAGTTGTTGCTGTGATCATGGTGGGTGGCCCAACTAAAG GGACCAGATTTAGGCCATTATCACTTAATACTCCAAAGCCCCTATTCCAATTGGCTGGACAGCCAATGGTTAATCATCCTATATATGCTTGTAAAAGG ATACCGAATTTAGCTCAGATCTACCTTATTGGTTTCTATGAGGAGCGTGAATTTGCATTGTTTGTCGCATCAATATCCAATGAGCTCAGAGTTCCTGTCCG ATACTTGAAAGAGGACAGGCCACATGGTTCAGCAGGTGGACTTTATAACTTCAGGGATCAAATCATGGAAGAGAGCCCA TCTCACATCTTTTTACTGAATTGTGATGTTTGCTGCAGTTTTCCTCTAGCAGAGATGCTTG AGGCCCACACAAGCTATGATGGGATGGGAACCATTTTGGTGATCAAG GTTTCTCCGGAGTCAGCAAGCCAGTTTGGGGAGCTTGTAGCTGATCCCGTTACAAATGAATTGTTGCACTACACGGAGAAGCCTGAAACTTTT GTGAGCGACCGGATCAACTGTGGTGTGTATATATTTACCCCTGATATATTCACGGCCATTCAAGGCGTGTCCTCCCAAAGAAAAGACCGAG CTACCCTTAGGCGTATATCCAGTTTTGAAGCACTTGAACCAGCAAACAG GAGTCTCCCGTCAGATTTTGTAAGACTAGATCAGGACATTCTATCACCACTTGCTGGAAAAAAGCAGTTTTATGTGTATGAAACGACAGATTACTGGGAACAAATCAAAACTCCCGG AATGTCCCTGAGATGCTCGGGTTTGTACCTCGCCCAGTTCAGGCGCACCTCACCACATCTCTTGGCTAGTGGGGACGGCACGAAGAATGCTGCAATTTCTGGCAACGTATACATCCATCCATCAGCAAAAGTCCATCCAACTGCTAAG ATCGGTCCCAACGCTTCAATCTCAGCTAATGCTAGAATCGGAGCTGGTGTGAGGCTTGTCAACTGCATTATTCTTGATGATGTCGAAATCAAG GAAAATGCGGTGGTGATTCATGCGATTATTGGATGGAAATCGTCCATAGGAAGGTGGTCTAGAGTCCAG GCCTCAGGTGCCCATAACGCGAAGCTTGGGGTCACCATTCTAG GTGAATCGGTGACAGTGGAAGATGAAGTTGTGGTGATCAACAGCATTGTTCTTCCGAACAAGACTATGAATGTGAGTGTTCAAGAGGAAATTATACTGTGA